From a region of the Acidobacteriota bacterium genome:
- a CDS encoding EpsI family protein, giving the protein MRRYVLIASILIIAGGAFAWYLRYADRPPGGSPHFDEIPYARDGYTGQERRFADYSYDILQADTTTLRLYVSPEGDAYWMFVGYFQSQKYGSQIHSPRHCLPGSGWKIERLEPYRLPLPDGGHKTVNRLIIRDREQKQLMLYWFETRSGTIRSEFALKWNLMVNSLLLRPTDVAFVRVNLPIGSDETIDNTADRAVRYLQTFYLDLERALPFAG; this is encoded by the coding sequence ATGAGACGGTACGTCCTGATCGCCTCGATCCTGATCATAGCGGGGGGGGCGTTTGCCTGGTACCTGCGATACGCCGACAGGCCCCCGGGAGGATCGCCGCACTTCGACGAGATACCGTACGCCCGCGACGGCTACACGGGCCAGGAACGCCGTTTCGCCGACTACTCGTACGATATCCTGCAGGCCGACACCACCACCCTGCGGCTGTACGTTTCACCGGAGGGTGACGCCTACTGGATGTTCGTCGGGTATTTCCAATCGCAGAAATACGGCAGCCAGATTCATTCACCCAGACACTGCCTGCCGGGCAGCGGCTGGAAGATCGAACGGCTGGAACCGTACCGGCTGCCCCTCCCGGACGGGGGCCACAAGACGGTCAACCGCCTGATAATACGCGACCGCGAGCAGAAACAACTCATGCTATACTGGTTTGAAACGCGCAGCGGCACGATCCGGAGTGAGTTTGCGCTCAAGTGGAACCTGATGGTCAACTCGCTGCTCCTGCGTCCGACGGACGTAGCCTTTGTTCGCGTGAATCTGCCTATAGGCAGCGACGAAACCATAGACAACACGGCGGACCGCGCCGTCAGGTACCTTCAGACGTTTTATCTCGACCTCGAACGAGCACTGCCGTTCGCCGGTTAA
- a CDS encoding SDR family oxidoreductase — translation MRSLKDKVVVITGASRGIGAAIARVMAGQEAQLVLCGRNKKNLQNVASSLNLSRGNFVTVTADVSKASGMARIVRTAYDKFGRVDVFVNNAGVGIGKLFIRTTEKEFDTVINTNLKSVFYCFKELLPRLQKQGGGQIINVSSMAAKQGTPGLSVYSASKAAVNVLSEAVAGEVRNENIKICVLAPASVETGFMSNLAPRARASSKAARKLAVEEVADAVLFLARQNENAWVSLAEIRPLFVRK, via the coding sequence ATGAGATCACTCAAAGACAAGGTTGTCGTCATCACCGGGGCCTCGCGCGGTATCGGTGCCGCCATCGCACGGGTCATGGCCGGCCAGGAGGCCCAGCTGGTTCTGTGCGGGCGGAACAAGAAGAACCTCCAGAACGTGGCCTCATCGCTCAACCTCTCGCGCGGCAACTTCGTGACCGTCACCGCCGACGTCTCCAAAGCATCGGGCATGGCCCGGATAGTCAGGACGGCGTATGACAAGTTCGGCCGGGTGGACGTTTTCGTCAACAACGCCGGGGTGGGTATCGGCAAGCTGTTCATCAGGACCACGGAGAAAGAGTTCGATACCGTTATCAATACCAACCTGAAGTCGGTCTTTTACTGTTTCAAGGAGCTTCTGCCGCGCCTTCAGAAACAGGGCGGGGGCCAGATCATCAACGTTTCCAGCATGGCGGCCAAGCAGGGGACGCCCGGCCTGTCGGTCTACTCCGCTTCCAAGGCGGCGGTGAACGTGCTCAGCGAGGCGGTGGCCGGCGAGGTACGCAACGAGAACATCAAGATTTGCGTCCTGGCGCCGGCCTCGGTCGAAACCGGGTTCATGTCCAATTTGGCCCCGCGTGCCCGGGCTTCCAGCAAGGCGGCTCGCAAGCTCGCGGTGGAGGAAGTAGCCGACGCGGTTCTGTTTCTTGCCCGGCAGAACGAAAACGCGTGGGTATCGCTGGCCGAGATCCGGCCACTGTTCGTCAGAAAGTAA
- the acsA gene encoding acetate--CoA ligase, producing MTNIGSYAERVKNFDWSISEKELAFKDGNVINIGWYCSDRICQLGMADKPALLWENAAGREKRYTYDDVRLTTNTIGAFLRGLGIGDGDRVCLFMDKIPELYLGFLGVLKIGAIAQPLFSAFGDEALRIRLSDAGTAAIITQRKHVAKVRKMLDQVPHLRHVILVDYDGRKPLRDREVAFSLEQAEPVQELEIFPTKAESPSVLHYTSGTTGQPKGVKHVHYALIAQYLSTKWVLDLQPDDVYWCTADPGWVTGTSYGIIGPWSLGVTQCVLDAGFSAEAWYRFIEKHKVTVWYSAPTAIRSLMKAGDDLVRKFDLSSLRHLASVGEPLNAEAVVWSKNVYGHPFLDTYWQTETGSIMLTNFPGMEIKPGSMGKAFPGITATVLDTKTYEPITEPGRVGLIAFKPGWPSMMRAYWNNEATYQAKFRNGWYLSGDRSSIDKDGYFWFTGRDDDVINTAGHLVSPFEVESALLEHEAVAESAVVAKPDEVNMEVVKAFVTLKPGFDAGADLELNIMNFIRKKLSPLAMPQEIEYVDSLPKTRSGKIMRRLLHAREWGEEIGDISTLEDDE from the coding sequence ATGACTAACATCGGGTCCTACGCCGAACGAGTCAAAAACTTCGATTGGTCAATTTCCGAGAAAGAGCTGGCGTTTAAGGACGGAAACGTCATCAACATCGGCTGGTACTGCTCCGACCGGATCTGCCAGTTGGGCATGGCGGACAAGCCGGCCCTGCTCTGGGAGAACGCGGCGGGACGGGAGAAGCGTTATACCTACGACGACGTCAGGCTGACCACCAACACCATCGGCGCGTTTCTCAGGGGCCTGGGGATCGGCGACGGGGACAGGGTGTGTCTTTTCATGGACAAAATCCCCGAGCTGTACCTCGGGTTTCTGGGGGTGCTCAAGATCGGGGCCATCGCCCAGCCGCTCTTCTCGGCCTTCGGTGACGAGGCGTTGCGCATCCGGCTCAGTGACGCCGGGACCGCGGCGATCATCACCCAGCGCAAGCACGTCGCCAAGGTCCGGAAGATGCTCGACCAGGTGCCCCATCTCAGGCACGTTATTCTTGTCGATTACGACGGGCGCAAGCCGCTTCGGGATCGGGAGGTTGCCTTTTCCCTGGAACAGGCCGAGCCCGTGCAGGAGTTGGAGATCTTCCCTACCAAGGCGGAGTCACCGTCCGTGCTTCACTATACGTCCGGAACGACCGGGCAGCCCAAAGGCGTCAAGCACGTTCACTATGCGCTGATCGCCCAGTACCTGTCCACCAAGTGGGTTCTGGACCTGCAGCCGGACGACGTATACTGGTGCACGGCCGACCCGGGCTGGGTGACGGGTACGTCCTACGGCATTATCGGTCCCTGGAGCCTGGGCGTCACGCAGTGCGTCCTGGATGCGGGTTTCTCGGCGGAGGCCTGGTACCGCTTCATTGAAAAGCACAAGGTCACGGTCTGGTATTCCGCGCCGACGGCCATTCGCTCGCTCATGAAGGCGGGCGATGACCTGGTGCGGAAGTTTGACCTTTCCTCGCTGCGGCACCTGGCCAGCGTAGGCGAGCCGCTCAACGCGGAGGCGGTGGTCTGGTCGAAGAACGTGTATGGGCATCCCTTTCTCGATACGTACTGGCAGACCGAAACCGGTTCGATCATGCTTACGAACTTCCCCGGCATGGAGATCAAGCCCGGTTCCATGGGTAAGGCTTTTCCGGGCATAACGGCAACCGTTCTGGACACCAAAACCTACGAGCCGATCACGGAGCCGGGCCGGGTCGGGCTGATCGCTTTCAAACCGGGCTGGCCGTCGATGATGCGGGCGTACTGGAACAACGAGGCCACGTACCAGGCCAAGTTCAGAAACGGCTGGTACCTTTCCGGTGACCGTTCGAGCATCGACAAGGACGGGTACTTCTGGTTTACGGGGCGTGACGACGACGTCATCAATACCGCCGGTCACCTGGTGAGTCCGTTCGAGGTGGAGTCGGCTCTGCTGGAACATGAGGCGGTCGCGGAGTCCGCGGTGGTGGCCAAGCCCGATGAAGTAAACATGGAAGTCGTGAAGGCGTTCGTGACGCTCAAGCCGGGGTTTGACGCCGGTGCCGACCTCGAGTTGAACATCATGAACTTCATTCGCAAGAAGCTCTCCCCGCTGGCCATGCCCCAGGAAATCGAGTACGTTGATTCGCTGCCCAAGACAAGGAGCGGCAAGATCATGCGGCGGCTGCTGCACGCGCGGGAGTGGGGCGAAGAGATCGGTGACATCTCCACGCTCGAGGATGACGAGTAG
- a CDS encoding holo-ACP synthase has translation MIFGIGIDDVDVERLRRRLGDTGGLKERVFTPREIEYCESRRSSAQNFAARFAAKEAFMKAVGTGWRDGLKFTDVEVVNNEKGKPELVLHGVAKRLVDESGITNVQVSLSHIRDVASAVVALEK, from the coding sequence ATGATTTTCGGCATCGGCATAGACGACGTGGACGTGGAAAGACTCAGGCGGCGTCTCGGTGATACCGGCGGTCTCAAGGAGAGAGTGTTCACGCCGCGGGAGATTGAGTACTGCGAGTCCAGGCGAAGCAGCGCGCAGAACTTCGCGGCGCGCTTTGCCGCCAAAGAGGCGTTCATGAAGGCAGTCGGCACCGGCTGGCGGGACGGGTTGAAGTTTACCGACGTTGAGGTGGTTAACAACGAGAAAGGGAAGCCTGAACTTGTTCTTCACGGTGTGGCGAAACGTCTTGTCGACGAGAGCGGCATCACCAACGTCCAGGTATCCCTGTCACATATAAGGGATGTTGCCAGTGCCGTTGTCGCACTGGAGAAGTAA
- a CDS encoding phosphopantetheine-binding protein, translated as MEDAKDVVLNYIIEEYLEEEDDEITYDTPLISGGIVDSFSMVSLKRFLENKYQISIPDDKATPEAFDTVNSIVALVKSFLG; from the coding sequence ATGGAAGACGCGAAGGACGTGGTCCTCAATTACATCATCGAGGAGTATCTTGAAGAAGAGGATGACGAGATAACCTACGACACGCCGCTTATTTCCGGTGGCATCGTCGATTCCTTCTCCATGGTTTCCCTCAAGCGGTTCCTGGAGAATAAGTACCAGATAAGCATTCCCGACGACAAGGCCACGCCGGAGGCGTTTGACACCGTCAACAGCATCGTGGCGCTGGTGAAATCCTTCCTCGGATAG
- a CDS encoding peroxiredoxin, producing the protein MSRAILYVVLVSLAACVVTAQQPFRVGDPVPDFRLPYATADTINFDGIGSKDLAETRYMLAFYPADWSPACTKEICGFRDAVKEFAELAVEVLPVSADLVFSHHEWAKQHKLPFKLLSDYTGKFGRRLGVYRPEQGMFRRSVFVVGPDGRFEYIDFDYSITGDADFIALKEALARLKK; encoded by the coding sequence ATGAGTCGCGCCATACTGTACGTCGTTCTCGTATCACTGGCTGCGTGTGTCGTCACCGCCCAGCAGCCATTCAGGGTGGGTGATCCCGTGCCTGACTTCCGGCTGCCTTACGCCACCGCGGATACAATCAATTTTGACGGTATCGGGTCGAAGGATCTGGCCGAAACGCGCTATATGCTTGCCTTCTACCCGGCCGACTGGTCCCCCGCCTGCACGAAAGAAATCTGCGGCTTCCGCGACGCCGTCAAGGAATTCGCAGAACTGGCCGTTGAGGTTCTGCCCGTTTCCGCCGACCTTGTTTTCTCGCATCACGAGTGGGCCAAACAACACAAGCTGCCGTTTAAACTCCTGTCCGATTACACCGGGAAGTTCGGCCGAAGACTGGGCGTGTACCGGCCCGAGCAGGGAATGTTCCGGCGTTCGGTGTTTGTTGTTGGACCCGACGGCCGGTTTGAGTATATCGACTTTGACTACTCGATCACGGGCGACGCTGACTTCATTGCCCTGAAGGAGGCGCTGGCCCGATTGAAAAAGTAG
- a CDS encoding decaprenyl-phosphate phosphoribosyltransferase — MLKNLIMLARPAQWLKNGVVLAALVFAGEAGHTRSAELALIATAIFCLLSSAVYTFNDLIDRQQDRQHPLKKERPLASGAVAPPQAVVMIVLLVAVGLVGAWWFLGGHFFVVALVFLGLNLLYSLALKNVVIVDVMAVALGFVVRAYAGAVAVDVPASKWLLINTLLLALFLAFGKRRHELLLLEDGAVAHRRILSRYSPYLLDQCIGVTTASVVVMYMLYSFSTEVSTKLGTENLYLTIPFVVYGVFRYLYLIHKEERGGSPTQVLISDRPILVTVILWLLTAILILYYL, encoded by the coding sequence ATGCTCAAAAACCTGATCATGCTCGCCAGGCCCGCCCAGTGGTTGAAAAACGGCGTGGTGCTGGCGGCACTGGTCTTTGCCGGAGAGGCCGGGCACACCAGGTCGGCCGAACTGGCCCTGATCGCCACCGCGATCTTCTGCCTCCTGTCGTCCGCCGTTTACACCTTCAACGACCTGATCGACCGGCAACAGGACCGGCAGCATCCGTTGAAAAAAGAGCGCCCGCTGGCTTCAGGCGCCGTCGCCCCTCCTCAGGCGGTGGTGATGATCGTCCTGCTGGTAGCTGTCGGCCTCGTCGGAGCGTGGTGGTTCCTCGGGGGGCACTTCTTTGTCGTCGCGCTGGTGTTCCTCGGCCTGAACCTGCTTTATTCGCTGGCGCTGAAAAACGTCGTTATCGTTGACGTCATGGCCGTGGCGTTGGGCTTCGTGGTGCGCGCCTACGCCGGAGCGGTGGCCGTCGACGTGCCGGCATCCAAGTGGCTCCTGATCAACACGCTGCTCCTGGCGCTCTTTCTGGCCTTCGGCAAGCGCCGCCACGAACTCCTTCTGCTCGAAGACGGTGCCGTGGCGCACCGCAGGATTCTCAGCCGATACTCACCCTACCTCCTGGATCAATGCATCGGCGTGACCACCGCTTCCGTTGTCGTCATGTACATGCTCTACTCGTTTTCGACTGAAGTGTCGACAAAACTGGGCACGGAGAACCTGTACCTGACGATCCCGTTCGTGGTCTACGGGGTTTTTCGCTACCTGTACCTGATCCACAAAGAAGAGAGGGGCGGCTCGCCGACGCAGGTCCTGATAAGTGACAGGCCGATACTGGTGACCGTAATCCTCTGGCTGTTGACCGCAATCCTTATACTGTATTACCTGTAG
- a CDS encoding glycine C-acetyltransferase: MGYSDKVRAIYQEQIKEIQDAGLFKQERFIHSSQAADIEVEFPIGSSLKKVINMCANNYLGLSSHPEVIKAAHDGLETRGYGMSSVRFICGTQDIHHELERKVSEFLGTEDTILFPSCMDANAGVFEAILGSDDVMISDRLVHASIIDGMRLCSAVHDTFKHSNMQHLESKLQLHADKRFKVVITDGVFSMDGDTAKLDEIVELCEKYDAMVFVDDSHASGFIGRTGRGTHEKCGVMGKIDIITTTFGKALGGASGGCVSGRRELVELCRQKARPYLFSNTIAPVVVSGVLKVLDILSRSTERRDKLEANTAYWRKGLAEAGFVLKEGDTPIVPVMLFNAKLSQDFSQDLYNEGIYAMGFFFPVVPQGQARIRTQISAAHETHHLDKALEAFIKVGRKYDILGKTKQEIIEKYGM; this comes from the coding sequence ATGGGTTACAGTGACAAAGTCAGGGCAATATACCAGGAACAGATCAAGGAAATTCAGGACGCCGGGCTGTTCAAGCAGGAACGGTTCATCCATTCCTCCCAGGCGGCGGACATCGAGGTCGAATTCCCCATCGGCTCGTCGTTGAAAAAAGTCATCAACATGTGTGCCAACAACTACCTGGGGCTTTCCAGCCACCCGGAGGTCATCAAGGCGGCGCACGACGGGCTGGAGACGCGCGGCTACGGCATGTCTTCCGTCCGGTTCATCTGCGGCACGCAGGACATTCACCATGAACTCGAGCGGAAAGTGAGCGAGTTCCTGGGCACGGAAGATACCATCCTGTTTCCCTCCTGCATGGACGCCAACGCCGGCGTGTTCGAGGCCATCCTCGGCAGCGACGACGTTATGATCTCGGATCGTCTCGTGCACGCCTCGATCATCGACGGGATGCGGCTGTGCAGTGCCGTGCACGACACCTTCAAGCACTCCAACATGCAGCACCTGGAATCAAAATTGCAACTCCACGCCGACAAGCGATTCAAGGTGGTCATTACCGACGGCGTGTTCTCCATGGACGGCGACACGGCCAAACTCGACGAGATCGTCGAGCTGTGCGAGAAGTACGACGCCATGGTGTTCGTGGATGACTCCCACGCATCGGGTTTCATCGGCCGGACCGGCAGGGGCACTCACGAAAAATGTGGCGTCATGGGCAAAATCGACATCATCACCACAACCTTCGGTAAAGCCCTCGGCGGTGCCTCGGGGGGCTGCGTCTCCGGGCGTCGCGAACTGGTGGAACTGTGCCGCCAGAAGGCGCGGCCCTACCTGTTTTCCAACACCATCGCCCCGGTGGTTGTCTCGGGCGTGCTCAAAGTGCTCGATATCCTCTCCCGGAGCACCGAGCGGCGCGACAAGCTGGAAGCCAACACGGCGTACTGGCGCAAAGGCCTGGCCGAGGCCGGCTTCGTTCTCAAGGAGGGCGACACGCCCATCGTCCCTGTCATGCTGTTCAACGCCAAACTCTCGCAGGATTTCTCCCAGGACCTGTACAACGAGGGAATCTATGCCATGGGTTTCTTCTTCCCCGTGGTTCCCCAGGGCCAGGCGAGAATACGAACGCAGATTTCAGCCGCCCACGAAACACATCACCTCGACAAAGCACTCGAGGCGTTCATCAAAGTCGGCAGGAAATACGACATCCTCGGCAAGACGAAGCAGGAGATCATCGAGAAATACGGAATGTAG
- a CDS encoding L-threonine 3-dehydrogenase: protein MEKILITGALGQIGSELTVVLRQRYGRENVVATDIRMPSDISLRDSGPFEFLDVLDPHHITRVMQIYKADTIYHLAAILSAVGETRPNVAWQVNVNGLYNILEAARQYDCALFVPSSIGAFGKSTPLDNTPQDTIQRPDTIYGVTKVAGELVCDYYHKRFGLDTRGLRFPGLISHQTDPGGGTTDYAVEIFYDAIRHREFTCYLRADTSLDMMYMPDAIRAMIDLMEADPSRLVHRNAFNVTAMNFTPAQLADEIRKHIPEFEIKYQVDPERQEIADSWPNNMDDSAARREWGWRHEYDLPRMTSDMLDVLSRKLAG, encoded by the coding sequence ATGGAGAAGATCCTCATCACCGGTGCACTGGGCCAGATCGGCTCGGAACTGACCGTGGTGTTGCGCCAGCGGTACGGGCGGGAGAACGTCGTGGCCACGGATATCCGGATGCCGAGCGACATCAGCCTGCGCGATTCCGGTCCGTTTGAATTCCTGGACGTCCTTGATCCGCATCACATCACGAGGGTCATGCAGATCTACAAGGCGGACACCATCTACCATCTTGCGGCGATTCTGTCGGCGGTGGGCGAAACCCGCCCGAATGTCGCCTGGCAGGTGAACGTGAACGGTCTGTACAACATCCTCGAGGCGGCGCGCCAGTACGACTGCGCCCTGTTTGTCCCCAGTTCGATAGGCGCTTTCGGCAAGTCCACGCCGCTGGACAACACGCCGCAGGACACGATTCAGCGTCCCGATACGATCTACGGGGTCACCAAGGTGGCCGGAGAGCTTGTTTGCGACTACTATCACAAGCGCTTTGGACTGGACACGCGCGGGCTTCGCTTCCCGGGACTGATCTCGCACCAGACCGACCCCGGCGGCGGAACCACCGACTACGCCGTTGAGATCTTTTACGACGCCATCCGGCATCGGGAATTCACCTGTTACCTGCGGGCTGATACGTCTCTGGACATGATGTACATGCCGGACGCCATCAGGGCGATGATTGACCTGATGGAGGCCGACCCGTCCCGGCTGGTGCACCGCAATGCCTTCAACGTCACGGCGATGAATTTTACCCCGGCGCAACTGGCCGACGAAATCCGGAAACACATCCCGGAGTTTGAGATTAAATACCAGGTAGACCCGGAGCGACAGGAGATCGCGGACAGCTGGCCTAACAACATGGACGATTCGGCCGCCCGCAGGGAATGGGGTTGGCGTCACGAGTACGATCTTCCCAGGATGACATCAGACATGCTGGACGTCTTGTCCCGGAAGCTGGCGGGGTGA
- a CDS encoding DUF6599 family protein: MTAVLAATLCAASCGRKDADSTREPSVADASDVPFVAARFLPDSSSVIRPTDSAVTVLRAEAHEMPGEPAARYLAFGLVGRSTRNYVVSDIEISAQIAQFATSNDAYGLYAASRPDGITTFRLGAEGYVRGNAMHFTQRECVVSLTAEDEREAAADAMRLLAVTISTLIGDSGWVPEAFALFPEADRIIPSDKYYPASFLEIAGLDEVFTSSYVRDGDTLLLFLASDRGGTKYLSLMESVARSGWPSEPAVGFEFDEGYGSVFEHPKYGPVAAGLKSLRLIGAVGYRAEHDQANMRQWSESLQ; encoded by the coding sequence ATGACAGCCGTGCTCGCAGCGACGTTGTGTGCCGCCTCGTGCGGCAGGAAAGATGCTGACAGCACGCGGGAACCATCCGTGGCCGACGCTTCCGATGTTCCCTTTGTGGCCGCACGATTCCTTCCCGACAGCAGTTCGGTGATTCGGCCGACCGATTCGGCAGTCACGGTTCTCCGGGCCGAGGCGCACGAGATGCCCGGCGAACCGGCAGCCCGGTACCTCGCCTTCGGCCTGGTCGGTCGTTCCACCAGAAATTATGTGGTGAGCGACATCGAGATATCGGCTCAGATCGCGCAGTTCGCAACCAGCAACGATGCGTACGGGCTTTATGCCGCGTCAAGGCCGGACGGCATCACCACCTTCCGGCTCGGCGCCGAAGGATACGTCCGGGGCAACGCCATGCACTTCACGCAGAGAGAATGCGTTGTTTCGCTGACGGCCGAAGATGAACGCGAAGCGGCCGCCGACGCCATGCGTCTGCTGGCGGTCACGATTTCGACACTGATCGGCGATTCCGGTTGGGTGCCGGAGGCGTTTGCCCTGTTCCCCGAGGCAGACCGGATCATTCCCTCGGATAAATACTATCCCGCGAGTTTCCTTGAGATCGCCGGCCTGGACGAGGTGTTCACATCGAGCTATGTGCGGGACGGCGACACGCTGCTGCTCTTTCTGGCGTCTGATCGCGGCGGCACAAAGTATCTGTCGCTGATGGAGTCTGTGGCTCGGTCAGGCTGGCCGTCAGAACCGGCTGTGGGGTTTGAGTTCGATGAGGGTTACGGTTCTGTATTCGAGCACCCCAAGTACGGCCCGGTGGCGGCGGGACTGAAGAGCCTCAGGCTTATCGGTGCGGTAGGGTATCGCGCCGAACACGATCAGGCGAACATGCGGCAATGGAGCGAGAGTCTCCAATAA
- a CDS encoding exosortase/archaeosortase family protein, with protein sequence MSEVTAVQSRYSPWLRTAPFLLLAAAYLPVLYDLVTEWYQDANYSHGFLVPVVSGYLLWKNRHRLGSTGTSPAAGGLVLLVAGLLLLLVGTGAAEYFTVRVSFILSLFGLVYCLYGREVIRKSWFAFFFLLFMVPIPYVLYYAVAFPMQTLATKITVVLLKVVGLGVVRQGNIIHLAGNSLEVADACSGIRSLVSLLALGALYAYLTQRRLAAKAIVFVSTVPIAVAANVFRVFVTALLVSAISIEVTAEPLHSLLGLSVFVFSFICLFVAGAVVRRVFK encoded by the coding sequence ATGTCAGAAGTTACCGCGGTACAAAGCCGCTACTCCCCCTGGTTGCGGACCGCCCCGTTCCTCCTGTTGGCGGCCGCCTACCTTCCGGTCCTGTATGATCTCGTGACGGAGTGGTATCAGGACGCCAATTACTCCCACGGCTTTCTGGTGCCCGTTGTTTCCGGCTATCTCCTGTGGAAGAACCGCCACCGGCTGGGCAGCACCGGGACGAGTCCTGCCGCGGGCGGACTGGTTCTCCTTGTAGCCGGCCTGCTGCTGCTGCTTGTCGGCACCGGGGCCGCCGAGTACTTCACGGTGCGCGTCTCGTTCATCCTCAGCCTGTTCGGCCTGGTTTATTGCCTGTACGGACGCGAGGTGATCAGAAAAAGCTGGTTCGCGTTTTTCTTCCTGCTGTTCATGGTTCCGATCCCGTACGTGTTGTACTACGCCGTCGCCTTCCCTATGCAAACCCTGGCCACGAAAATCACGGTCGTACTGCTGAAGGTCGTCGGCCTCGGAGTCGTGCGCCAGGGGAACATAATTCACCTGGCGGGCAATTCGCTGGAGGTGGCCGACGCCTGCTCCGGGATACGGTCGCTCGTTTCCCTGCTGGCCCTGGGCGCCCTGTATGCCTACCTGACGCAACGTCGCCTCGCCGCCAAGGCCATCGTTTTTGTCAGCACGGTGCCCATCGCGGTCGCGGCCAACGTCTTCCGCGTTTTCGTCACGGCTCTGCTTGTCTCGGCGATTTCCATCGAGGTGACCGCCGAACCGCTGCACTCCCTGCTGGGGTTGTCCGTGTTTGTGTTTTCATTCATCTGCCTGTTTGTCGCAGGAGCGGTGGTGAGGCGGGTATTCAAATGA
- a CDS encoding isocitrate/isopropylmalate dehydrogenase family protein encodes MARHTVTLIPGDGIGPEVTQAAVRVIEAAGVDIEWDVQDAGLAAIQKYGVSVPDSLLDSIRENKVALKGPLTTLVGKGFKSANVTLRQTLDLYVNLRPVKTIGGVPSRFEKVDLVIVRENTEDLYSGIESVVQPGVTQAIKIITERASERIARWAFEYARRHGRRKITLVHKANIMKISDGLFLRTFQRIAVEYPDITAEDKIVDALAMHLVMDPGRFDVLLLGNLFGDIVSDLAAGLVGGLGVVPGANIGEKYAVFEAVHGTAPDIAGKNLANPTAVLFSALLLLRHLGEDEAADRIWKAVVLTLAMGHCMTGDLGGTCSTTEFTEAIVNEIRGRG; translated from the coding sequence ATGGCCAGACATACAGTGACCCTTATACCCGGGGACGGCATTGGTCCGGAAGTCACGCAAGCCGCCGTCAGGGTGATCGAAGCTGCCGGTGTGGATATCGAGTGGGACGTGCAGGATGCGGGGCTGGCGGCAATTCAGAAGTATGGCGTGTCGGTGCCGGATTCGCTGCTTGATTCCATTCGCGAAAACAAGGTGGCGCTCAAGGGTCCACTGACAACTCTTGTCGGTAAAGGGTTCAAATCCGCCAACGTCACTCTTCGGCAGACCCTTGATCTTTACGTCAACTTGCGCCCGGTCAAGACGATAGGGGGAGTTCCAAGCCGCTTTGAGAAGGTTGATCTGGTTATTGTTCGTGAGAATACCGAGGATTTGTATTCAGGCATTGAAAGCGTTGTGCAACCGGGAGTGACGCAGGCGATCAAGATTATCACCGAGAGGGCATCCGAACGCATTGCCCGCTGGGCGTTTGAGTACGCCCGCCGGCACGGCCGCCGCAAGATCACTCTGGTGCACAAAGCCAACATCATGAAGATATCGGACGGGCTGTTCCTTCGCACCTTTCAGAGGATCGCAGTCGAATATCCGGATATAACCGCCGAGGACAAGATCGTCGATGCTCTGGCCATGCACCTCGTGATGGACCCGGGCAGGTTCGACGTGCTGTTGCTCGGCAACCTTTTCGGCGATATCGTATCTGACCTTGCGGCCGGTCTTGTCGGCGGACTGGGCGTCGTGCCCGGCGCCAATATAGGCGAAAAGTACGCCGTTTTCGAGGCCGTGCACGGCACCGCTCCCGATATCGCGGGGAAAAACCTGGCCAACCCCACGGCCGTCCTGTTCTCGGCTCTGCTCCTGTTACGTCACCTGGGCGAGGACGAGGCGGCGGACCGTATCTGGAAGGCCGTGGTGCTCACGCTCGCCATGGGGCACTGCATGACCGGAGACCTGGGCGGCACTTGCTCCACCACGGAGTTTACGGAGGCAATCGTTAATGAAATCAGGGGTCGAGGGTAA